The following coding sequences are from one Sesamum indicum cultivar Zhongzhi No. 13 linkage group LG11, S_indicum_v1.0, whole genome shotgun sequence window:
- the LOC105173291 gene encoding uncharacterized protein LOC105173291 (The sequence of the model RefSeq protein was modified relative to this genomic sequence to represent the inferred CDS: added 53 bases not found in genome assembly), with the protein MGGGFMFAGNPTSFAAARPPLPATAGTSRSFHTPSSVAAICSSESKPCSQSVADCAFGSVPSRVEVERAILYLQRFMHGLSASKSWLDGLQGLLHHHEPKMLQSPGFVKFRDAFSMMQEEPALQNMVVSISCDNAVWDAILRNKAVQELRGSISAVKEAKQLSYNGEPDIAILILRWIMSFTKSKVLELVEKFGQLVNEIFQPSPKEKQTSELTDHLEEKVRSSLLLSIVILLIVVVARSQA; encoded by the exons GCCGCCGCTTCCGGCCACCGCCGGCACCAGCAGAAGCTTCCATACTCCTAGTTCAGTAGCTGCGATTTGCAGCAGTGAAAGTAAACCATGCTCTCAGAGTGTTGCCGATTGCGCTTTCGGGTCAGTTCCATCTCGAGTTGAAGTTGAAAGGGCAATTCTTTATCTCCAGAG GTTCATGCACGGCCTTTCAGCTTCTAAATCCTGGCTTGACGGACTTCAGGGATTGCTGCATCATCACGAACCGAAAATGCTGCAGTCCCCTGGATTTGTTAAGTTCCGCGATGCATTTTCTATGATGCAAGAAGAACCAGCTCTTCAG AACATGGTTGTTTCCATTTCTTGCGATAACGCTGTTTGGGATGCCATCTTGCGTAATAAGGCAGTTCAGGAACTACGAGGCTCCATCTCTGCAG TTAAAGAGGCGAAACAGCTAAGCTACAACGGAGAACCAGACATAGCAATCCTTATACTGAGGTGGATCATGAGTTTCACAAAGTCAAAGGTTTTAGAACTGGTTGAGAAGTTCGGACAACTGGTGAATGAGATTTTCCAGCCGTCTCCAAAGGAAAAGCAAACTTCAGAGCTCACCGATCATCTAGAAGAGAAAGTTAGATCGTCATTGCTATTGTCTATAGTTATCCTTCTGATCGTCGTTGTCGCCAGAAGTCAGGCCTAA